The proteins below are encoded in one region of Chloroflexi bacterium ADurb.Bin180:
- the ugtP gene encoding Processive diacylglycerol beta-glucosyltransferase yields MDRILILMTEAGGGGHYASAEALREAFRETASDTCTVEMVDLWSHYTPPPLSSVPHSYRMLVDDLPWLYRILYEAGERSEIIEPLMTVAAQVFRFPVVRALKKYSPDVVVSVHPLIQQVVLRVLKSARSDVPFVTVVTDLVTIPPVWFSKAVDLCIVPSEEAFAQGLRAGLSQAQLRLCGLPIRAGFGRLQLPRAELRSKLELADRPTALLVGGGEGMGQMSPVARTVAAELARDSQRADWPMGQLVVICGRNESLEEELKSYPWPVPTVVKGYVSDIWTWMAASDLVVTKAGPGTIAEACALGLPVVLTGYIRGQESGNVPFVLRHGCGVYAEDPTHIAKVVSGWFGPQQAIMKQMAANAASLGRPRAAMDIAGEILRVLRESRVARAALAENS; encoded by the coding sequence ATGGATAGGATTCTCATTCTGATGACCGAAGCAGGCGGCGGTGGACACTACGCCAGCGCCGAGGCCCTGCGGGAGGCCTTTCGTGAGACCGCCAGCGATACCTGTACCGTGGAGATGGTGGACCTGTGGAGCCACTACACGCCGCCTCCACTGAGCAGCGTACCTCACAGCTATCGCATGCTGGTGGATGACCTTCCTTGGCTATACAGAATACTCTACGAAGCGGGAGAACGTAGCGAGATCATCGAACCGCTGATGACAGTGGCGGCCCAGGTCTTTCGGTTCCCGGTGGTACGAGCCCTCAAGAAGTATTCGCCCGACGTCGTGGTCAGTGTCCATCCGCTCATCCAGCAGGTGGTCTTGCGAGTGCTGAAATCGGCGCGGTCGGACGTGCCTTTCGTGACTGTCGTCACCGACCTGGTTACTATCCCTCCGGTCTGGTTCTCCAAGGCTGTGGATCTGTGCATCGTGCCCAGCGAAGAGGCCTTCGCGCAGGGCTTGCGGGCCGGACTGTCACAGGCCCAACTACGACTGTGCGGCCTGCCGATCAGGGCGGGCTTTGGCCGACTTCAGCTGCCCAGGGCAGAACTGAGAAGCAAGCTTGAACTGGCTGATCGGCCCACCGCACTGCTCGTGGGAGGCGGTGAGGGCATGGGGCAGATGTCTCCTGTGGCCCGTACGGTCGCCGCTGAGCTCGCCCGAGACTCACAACGGGCTGACTGGCCCATGGGTCAACTTGTGGTGATTTGCGGTAGAAACGAGAGCCTGGAGGAAGAGCTCAAGTCGTACCCTTGGCCTGTACCTACCGTTGTGAAGGGCTATGTCAGCGACATCTGGACGTGGATGGCCGCCAGCGACCTCGTAGTGACTAAGGCCGGCCCGGGCACCATCGCCGAGGCCTGTGCGCTTGGCCTGCCGGTGGTGCTGACAGGCTACATCCGTGGCCAGGAATCCGGAAATGTGCCCTTTGTGCTGCGGCACGGGTGCGGAGTGTACGCCGAGGACCCCACCCACATCGCCAAGGTGGTCAGTGGATGGTTCGGGCCTCAGCAGGCCATTATGAAGCAGATGGCCGCCAATGCGGCCAGTCTGGGAAGGCCTCGCGCGGCGATGGACATTGCTGGCGAGATCCTTCGTGTGCTCCGCGAAAGCAGGGTCGCGAGAGCGGCCCTGGCCGAGAACTCTTGA